DNA sequence from the Cucurbita pepo subsp. pepo cultivar mu-cu-16 chromosome LG06, ASM280686v2, whole genome shotgun sequence genome:
GTTCCTGTTGTTATGGCTGGAGTGTTGGGTATTTATGGATTGATCATTGCTGTTATTATTAGTACCGGAATAAACCCGAAAGCGAAATCGTACTATTTGTTTGATGGTTATGCTCATCTGTCTTCTGGACTTGCTTGTGGACTTGCTGGTCTCTCTGCTGGAATGGCAATTGGGATTGTTGGTGATGCTGGTGTTCGGTAATGTTTATACTCTATACCTTTTGGCTGTtaggttttgatgttttttgtCTTGTGGTTTGATATGATAATAGTATAATTACCCTGAATGGCTACGTTTCTGATAAATGCTTCAATTTTGTAGAGTCACAAATGTagttcaaagtggataataatTGCCTCTAGTGTTGGAATATCTTGTGTTTTGGCATAGAATTCTATCAACATGTTANGAAGTAACGCATCATAGCATTTTTTACCTATTTTTTCCTATCTGGAGCACGCAATCATCCAGTTGAAGCGGTAGTATGATGAAACGGGTGCTCAATAATTTCTCTTTTACAGGCATGGGTGCTGCTTATGGGACTGCAAAGAGTGGAGTTGGAGTGGCCTCCATGGGAGTTATGAGGCCAGAGCTTGTCATGAAATCTATAGTTCCTGTTGTTATGGCTGGAGTGTTGGGTATTTATGGATTGATCATTGCTGTTATTATTAGTACCGGAATAAACCCGAAAGCGAAATCGTACTATTTGTTTGATGGTTATGCTCATCTGTCTTCTGGACTTGCTTGTGGACTTGCTGGTCTCTCTGCTGGAATGGCAATTGGGATTGTTGGTGATGCTGGTGTTCGGTAATGTTTATACTCTATACCTTTTGGCTGTtaggttttgatgttttttgtCTTGTGGTTTGATATGATAATAGTATAATTACCCTGAATGGCTACGTTTCTGATAAATGCTTCAATTTTGTAGAGTCACAAATGTagttcaaagtggataataatTGCCTCTAGTGTTGGAATATCTTGTGTTTTGGCATAGAATTCTATCAACATGTTAGATTTCGAGAATAGTATCATGAACCTCCTTGTGAATAGGTGTGTGCTCCCATATTGATTAGatagaggaacgagtgccagcgaggacgctgggctccgaagggggtagattgtgagaccccacatcgattagagaggggagaaacattctttataagagtgtggaaacttttatctagcagacacgttttaaaaaccgtgaggggaagctcgaaagggaaagcccaaagaggacatctcctagcagatgcgtgttaaaaatcttgaggggaagcccgaaatggaaaacccaaagaggacaatatctgctagcggtgtgccATCAccgaaaggaggtggattgtgagatcccacatcagttttagagagaaatgaaacattctttataagaatgtggagacctctccctgggttttaaaaaccttgaggggaagcttgaaagggaaagcctaaa
Encoded proteins:
- the LOC111797279 gene encoding V-type proton ATPase 16 kDa proteolipid subunit, whose translation is MGAAYGTAKSGVGVASMGVMRPELVMKSIVPVVMAGVLGIYGLIIAVIISTGINPKAKSYYLFDGYAHLSSGLACGLAGLSAGMAIGIVGDAGVRANAQQPKLFVGMILILIFAEALALYGLIVGIILSSRAGQSRAD
- the LOC111797280 gene encoding V-type proton ATPase 16 kDa proteolipid subunit-like; translation: MGAAYGTAKSGVGVASMGVMRPELVMKSIVPVVMAGVLGIYGLIIAVIISTGINPKAKSYYLFDGYAHLSSGLACGLAGLSAGMAIGIVGDAGVR